The nucleotide window TCGTACGCACGCCGGACTGCCCGATCGAACCGATCGCCGACGGCGAGCAGATCGGCTCGTTCACGGCCTATCACACGCCGGGACACACGCCCGGTCACACCGCGTTCGTGAGCGAGGAGTGCTCGGCGGGCTTTCTCGGTGATCTCGTCTTCGAGGATCGCGGTGCGCTCGCGCCCTCCTCGTGGCTCGTGAGCTACGACACCATCGCAGTCGCCACGAGCATCCGCTCGCTCGTCGAGCGCGCACCGGGGTTCGACGCCCTCGGCATGGGCCACGGTGTTCCTTTCCTCCGGGATGGCGACGAGCGCCTCGCCGACCTCGCCGCCAACTGAGGAATTTTACCGATCCAGGTGCTAAGGTCTTGCATGACCGACGGCGACGAACTCCCCGAGGGCTGGCAACAGCCCGACTCGGACGCACAGGCCGGCCAGTACAACCCACAGCAACCGATCCGCTACGAGCGCGACGGGATCGAGCTCCACCTCCAGCCGGCGACGAACACCACGGAGACGGACCAGGACGTCTGGCGGCTCAACGTCGTCGACGAGGACCGCGAGACGACCGAGCCGGTTCGTGAGGGGATCGATGGTCGCGACGGCGCGATCGACGCCGCCCGCGAGTTCATGGAGACCTACAACGAGCGGTGTATCGACGGAAACGAGAGCGCCGCGGACGTCATCGCGTCGTTCCGGTGAGCTCCTCGGCGACCGTTTCGGGCTCGAAGAGCGCGGGATCGAGCAGCAGGTCGGCCTGCCCTTTGGCGAACTCCGGCAGCGACTCGCGCGCGTAGACGACGACGTGGAGTTCGCCGGCGCGGTCGACGGCAACCGGGATCGAGGTCGCCTGACCGACGTCGGTGAGCACGTACAGCTCGGCCGCGTCGATGCCGGCGTCTTCGAGCGCCGCGCCGTCGGCGATGCCGTCGACGTGCGTCACGTCGAACCCTTCCGCTTCGAGCGCGTCGCCGAGTCCTTCGGGGTCGGGACCGACGAAAACGGCGTTGCTCTCACCCATCTCACACCGCCTCGATTGCTCGTTTCATTCTTCGTTCCTCTCCAGGTCGCAACGTCCCGTTCATGTCTCCTTCGAGTTGCCAGAACTGTACCGCTTCCGCGTCCGTTCCTGCTTTCGGCTTGCCGGTCGTTTCGGGCAGTGAAACGGCATAGCCGACCGTAACGGAGTACACGTTTTCGTCTGGGCATTCCTGTTGCCACGTATCGAAAAGCACGAGGTCCGACGACGATGCCACGATATTCGTCTCTTCTTCGAGTTCCCGGACCGCCGTCTCTTCGGCGCTTTCGTCGTACTCCATGACGCCTCCAGGCACCGCCCACGAACCCGCATGGGGCGGTCCCATTCGCCGAATGAGAAGGACACTTCCCTCGTCGACGACTGCGACCCCGGCTGCAGGTAGCGGCTGCTGGAATATCAGGTGCTCACAGTCCGCGCAGTAGCGTCTCTGTCGACCTTCGAACTGTTGCGTGTCGAGTGAGGTTCCACAGTCCGGACAGAATTGAGCGGTGCGTATCGTCATGTGGACGGTACGCTACTCGTACTCGATCGTTGCGGGCGGTTTGTGCGTGACGTCGTAGACGACGCGGGAGACGTTGTCGAGTGAGCCGGTGATCCGGCTCTGGAGGCGCTGGAGCGTCGCCCAGTCGAGTTCCTGGGCGCGGGCGGTCATCCCGTCGCGCGACTCGACCGCGCGGACCGAGACGACCCAGCCGTGGACGCGGTTGTCACCCTTCACCCCCGTTGCCTTGCCGATGACCGCCGCGAGCGCCTGCCACGGATCGTACTCCTCCAGTTCCTCCTCGACGATGTGCGTCGCCTCGCGTGCCACCTGCAGCTTCTCTTCGGTGACTTCGCCGAGCACTCGAACGGCGAGCCCCGGACCGGGGAACGGCATCCGCTCGGCGACCAGCGCATCGAGATCGAGCGCGCGGGCGACCTCACGGACTTCGTCCTTGTAGAGTTCGCGCACGGGCTCGACGATGCCCGAGAAGTCGACGACCTCGGGCAGCCCGCCGACGTTGTGGTGGGATTTGATCCCGCCCTCGCTCTCGATGCGATCGGGGTAGATCGTCCCCTGGACGAGATACTCCGCGTCGGCCTCGTGGGCCTCGCGCTCGAACTCGCGGATGAACCGCTCGCCGACGATCGCGCGTTTCTCCTCGGGGTCCGTCACTCCCGAGAGCTCGTCGAGGAACCGCTCGTGGGCGTCGACGATCCGGAGCCCTTCCATGTACGAGAAGGTCTCCTCGACCTGTTCGGTCTCGCCCTTGCGCATCAGTCCGGTGTCGACGTAGACCGGGGTCAGCTGATCGCCGAGCGCCTCGTAGGCGAGCGCGGCTGCCACCGAGGAGTCGACGCCACCCGAGAGGGCGATGACGGCGTCCGCGTCGCCGACCTGCTCGTCGATCTCGGCGACGGCGTCGTCGATGAACTGCTCTACTTCGACCATCAGGCTTCCACCTCGCTGACCGGCCGCTCGCGCTCGTCGATCGCGGCGTCGAGAAAGCCCACGAAGGGTGGGCTCGCTCGCTGGGGTCGCGAGCGGAACTCGGGATGGAACTGCGTGCCGAAGAAGAACGGATGGTCCGGCAGTTCGAGGATCTCCATCCGGTTGTTCGCCTGCCCCGAGAACCGGAGCCCGGCCGATTCCAGCTGCTCGATGTATTCGGGATTGACCTCGTAGCGGTGGCGGTGGCGCTCGGTACAGTGCTCGCCGTAGAGCTCCGCCGCGAGCGTCCCGCTCTCGATGTCGGTCTCGTGCGCGCCGAGGCGCATCGTCCCGCCGAGATCCTCGACATCGTACTGTTCGGGCAACAGTCCGATGACCGGGTGGGGCGTCTCGGCTTCCATCTCGGTCGAGTGTGCGTCGTCGAGCCCGCAGACGTTTCTGGCGTACTCGATGACGGCCATCTGGAAGCCGAGACAGAGCCCAAGGAAGGGGACGTCGTTCTCGCGGGCGTAGCGCGCGGCGGCGATCTTCTCGGTCGTGCCGCGCGTGCCGAACCCGCCCGGCACGACGATCCCGTCGGCCTCGCGGAGGCGCTGTTCGTGGGTGTTCGCCATCTCCTCGGCGTCGACCCAGAGCACCTCGACGTCGGTACTGTGTTCGAGCCCCGCGTGTTTGAGCGCCTCGTGGATCGAGAGATAGGCGTCTTCGAGCGCGTACTTGCCGACGAGTGCGACGGTGACGGTCCCGGACTGCTCGCGGGTCACGATGTCGCGCCACTGGCTCGCGCGCTCGGCTTTCGGCCGGGCATCGTCGGCGAGTTCTAACTCTTCCATCACGTACTCGTCGAGTCCCTCCTCCTCAACCACCAGCGGCACGTGGTAGATGTCCTCGACGTCGGGATTCGAGAAGACCGCGTCGGTGGGCACGTCGCAGAACAGCGCGATCTTCTCCTTCGTGTCGGCGTCGAGTTCGTCCTCACAGCGGCCGACGAGGACGTCCGGCTGGAGCCCGATCGAGCGGAGCTCCTTCACGCTGTGCTGGGTGGGTTTGGTCTTCTGCTCGCCGTTCTTCGAGTACGGGACGAGGGTGACGTGGGTGAGCAGGACGTCCTCATCGCGTTCTTCGTGAGCGAACTGCCGGATGGCTTCGTAGTACGGGCCGCCCTCGATGTCGCCGACCGTGCCGCCGACCTCGATGAGACAGACGTCGTGGCCCGCCGCGGCGTCCCGGATCCGGCGCTTGATGTCGTCGGTGATGTGCGGAATTATTTGAACTGTCTTCCCGAGATAGTCGCCGGCGCGCTCCTTCTCGATGACGTTCTTGTAGAGCTTGCCAGTGGTTATGTTCTGATCGAACGTCATGTCGGCGTCGAGGAACCGCTCGTAGTTGCCGAGATCGAGGTCGACCTCGCCGCCGTCCTTGAGTACGTAGACCTCGCCGTGCTGGTAGGGGTTCATCGTCCCGGCATCGACATTGAGATAGGGGTCGATCTTCACTGCCGTCACGTCGAACCCGGCGTTTTCGAGCAATCGACCCGTACTCGCGGCCGTGATTCCCTTTCCGAGGCCGCTCATTACACCACCCGTCACGAAAACGAACTTCGGTCCCGAGGCGGGACCCGAATCGGTCGGCATAGCAACGGTGAGCAACCGGTAGGGAAAGACGTTTCGGAGCGCCCGATGGCCACCATCCGTTACCGGGATTCATCGAAGAACGTCGCGACCCGCTCGGCCACTTTTCCCGATTGGCCGACGAAGAAGTGATCGGCTGCCAGTTCGTCCACCTCGATCCTGTTCTCACGGGCGCGCTCGACGACCGGTTCCCAGTCGGCGGTCGAATCGCGCTCGGCGGCGAGGATCCTCGTAGGGCTCCCAATCTCATCGAGCGCGGCCACCGCGTCTGCATCCGCGGCCATCGCCTCGCCGCTGTCGGGTGCGAGCGCACACACCGCCCACAGCTCGCTGTCGGCGGCCGCACACAGCGCCATTGTCGCGCCGAAACTGAAGCCGAACAGCCCCACCCGGGCGAACCGCTCGCACGCCCAGCGAATGGCGTTTCTCACGTCGTCCTGTTCGGCCCGGCCTTCGTCCCACGCACCGTAGTCGAAGCGAAGGCAGGCGATCCCCCGTTCGCCGAGTGCATCGCTCACGGCCGTGAGTCGCTGGTCCGAGCGCGTCCCACCCTGCTGGGGATGTGGCGGGCAGGCGACGACGATCGTCTCCGGATCGCTTGGGTCGTCCGGTTCGTCAAGCGTGCCACGGACGTCCCGGCCGCCGGGCAGTACGACGTCCATCGTTCGCCGTTTGTGTGGTAGGTGTTTTAAGATAGCGGCCCACTAGGCCTCGGCATGGGGATCCTCTCGCGCGCGTCGTACGTCATCCGGTCGCGGTTGAACGCCATCCTCGGGAGCGCCGAGGACCCGAGCGAGCAGCTCGACTACTCCTACGAGCAGCTGCGTGACCAGCTGCAGGACGTCAAGAGCGGTATCGCCGATCTCACCACCCAGAAGAAGCGCCTCGAAATCCAGAAGCGCCGACTCGAAGAGAACGTCGAGAAACACAACGAGCAGGCCCGCGAGGCGGTGCGACAGGACCGCGATGACCTCGCCCGCCAGGCTCTGGAGAAGAAAAAGCAGAAGATGAGCCAGATGGAGGACCTGGAGGGTCAGATCGCCGATCTTCAGGACACGCAGGATCAGCTCGTCGAGAAGAAGAATACCCTCCAGAGCCGGATCGAGGAGTTCCGCACGCAGAAGGAGACGATGAAGGCGCGCTACGAGGCCGCCGAGGCGAGCACCCGTGTCTCGGAGGCGATGACCGGTGCCGGCGACGAGATGGAGGACGTGAGCCGGTCGATCGAGCGCGCCAACGAGCGCACCGAGGACATGGAGGCGCGCGCCGAGGCGATGGACGAACTCGAACAGTCGGGAGCCTTCGAGGACGCACTCTCGGACAAGGACAGCATCGACCGCGAACTCGACTCGCTCAGTACCGACAGCGAGGTCGACGCCGAACTCGAAACGCTCCAGGCGGAGGTGGGCGATGGTTCCTCGACCGACGAGTCGACGAGCGACACGAGCGAACCGGCCGACGAGAGCGTCGACGCCGAGACGAGCGAGGCGAGCGCCGCCGACGGCGGGGCCGACGCCGGCGACAACGGGACGGACCCGGCGGTCGAGGCCGAACTCGAAGAGCTACAGAACGAGTCCGACAGCTGAGCTACACCGAGGACAGAGATCTCAACGTGGCGAAGAACATCCTTTCTCGCGGGTTGAAGCAGATAAGGGCGGGACGCTCCGAATCAACGCCTGTGCAGACTGTGCTCCCTACGTTCACCTCAATTCAGGTGGATGCAAAGCACGTCGTGGAAGCAGGAAGTCCCGCGGCTTGACCGCGGGGTCCGTTCACGCGACGTTTTCTCCCTGATAGTCTCCGTCGTAGGTACCGTCGTGATCGGCGTCGGCGAGGACGAACTGCGCGATCCGCGCGCCGCGCTCGATCTCGATCTCGTGGTGAACTTCGAGGAGTCCCTCGCCACGACCTTCGTAGCCAGCGTCCCAGACAGCCGTATGGAGCATACACGAGTTGCGCATCAGCGACGAGCGCGGATAGATAAATCCGATATGGTCGTCGGGCACCCGGATCGTCTCGGCGTAGCGGGCGACGTAGCCGCCCGGTGTGAGCGTGTAGCAGTCCGAGTCGTCCGTGTCGAGTTCTTGGCGATCGCCGACCGTCTTGCCGTTGACGCCGATACGGCCGGCGTTCTGCTGTTCGAAGACGGCGTCGAGGGTGAGATCGACGCCGTTTGGCTGGATCTGCTCGTCCGTCACGGATGTGAGCTGTGCGGCGACGAACGTCCCGCTCTCGTACATACCTGCGCTTTTCGGTCGCGAGTAAAGGCGTATCGAAGCAATTCCTGTCGATTTCACTGAACGGACGAGCGAACCTGGTTCGTGGTGTCCGTCTCCGGAGCTGATTCTACCGCCACGAATCCCGATACAAACGAGAACCCGTTACCGCACCGCCACCGCCCACACACCTCCCCAACCGATTCGCTCGCTCCCTCCGGTCGCTCACTCATCCCTCGCACGAGTCGTGCGCTTCGCGCACTCCCGCGCGCCACCGCCTCGCACTCTGGACGAATCTTCGATTCGCCGTTCTCGCCCGCCCGCAATGGCAACATTTGCACCAAGTATGGTGGTCTTTCGTGCCAAACGCGCGGGGTTTATACCGATGGGTGGCCGAGTGTCCGACGCTATGGGAACAACGCTGACGGAGAAGATCCTCGACGATCATCTGGTCGAGGGGGAGCTCGAAACCGGTGAGGAGATCGGGATCGACATCGACCAGGTGCTCACGCAGGACACCACTGGCACGCTCGTCTGGCTCCAGTTCGAGGCGCTCGGCCTCGACGAGGTCCAGACCGAACTCGCCGCCCAGTACTGCGACCACCAGACCTACCAGTTCGACTTCAAGAACAGCGACGACCACCGCTTCCTCCGTTCGGCCGCCGGCACCTTCGGCGCACACTTCTCGCGCCCTGGTAACGGCATCTGCCACCAGGTCCACAAGGAGCGGTTCGCCGCGCCCGGCAAGACGATGCTCGGCAGCGACTCGCACACTCCGACCCCGGGCGGGATGGGCGAGCTCGCCATCGGCTCGGGTGGACTGGACGTCGCCGTCGCGATGGGCGGCGGTCCCTACTACATCGAGATGCCCGAGGTCGTCAACGTCCATCTCGAAGGCGAGCTCCCCGAGTGGGCGACGGCCAAGGACGTCATCCTCCACCTGCTCGGCGAGCTCTCCGTGAAGGGCGGCGTCGGCAAGGTGCTCGAATACACCGGTCCCGGTGTCGAGAACCTCTCGGTGCCCGAGCGGACGACGATCACCAACATGGGCACCGAACTGGGTGCCACGACCTCGATCTTCCCGACCGACGACCGTACTGAAGAATTCCTCTCGCGACTCGGCCGCGAGGACGAACACGTCGAGATCGGCCCGGACGACGACGCCGAGTACGACGACCGGATCGAGGTCGATCTGAGCGAGATCGAACCCCTCATCGCCACGCCGTCGATGCCCGACAACGTCGTCCCCGTCGGCGAGGTCGCCGGCGAGGACGTCGATCAGGTCATCATCGGCTCCTGTACCAACGGTGCTTACGAGGACATCCTGCCCGGCGCGAAGATGCTCGAAGGCCGCGAGATCGACAAGCGCACCGAAATGATCGTCGCGCCCGGCTCGAAACAGGCCTCCGAACTGCTGGCCCGCGAGGGCTGGAGCGCCGAGATGATGGCCGCCGGCGTCAACTTCTCCGAGGCGACCTGTGGTGCCTGCATCGGCATCGGCCACGTGCCCGCCTCCGACTCGGTGAGTCTCCGGACGTTCAACCGCAACTTCGAGGGCCGCTCGGGCATCGAGGACGACTCGGTCTACCTCTGCTCGCCGGAGGTCGCCACGGCCTCGGCGCTCGCCGGCGAGATCGTCGACCCGCGCGACCTCGCCGAGGAGCTCGGCGATCTCGAGGACCCCGGCTTCGAGATGGCCGACACCTACGACGGCTCGGACGCCGACCTTATCGCCCCCGACGAATCCGTCGACGACGGGCTGGTGAAGGGGCCGAACATCAGCGACGTTCCCCTAAAGGACCCGCTCGACGCCCACCTCGAGGGCTCGGCGCTGCTCAAGATGGGCGACAACATCACGACCGACCACATCATCCCTGCGACCCAGGACATCCTGATGTACCGGTCGAACATCCCGAAACTCTCGGAGTTCACCCTCTCGCGAGTGGACGACGAGTTCGCCCAGCGCGCGCTCGACGCCGACGGCGGCTTCCTCGTCGCCGGCGAGAACTACGGCCAGGGTTCTTCGAGAGAGCACGCCGCCCTCTGCCCGATGTATCTCGGCGTCGAGGGCGTCCTCGCACAGAGCTTCGCCCGCATCCACAAGGCGAACCTCTTCAACTTCGGCCTCCTGCCCCTGGAGATCGACGCCGACGCACAGGAGAACATCGCGGAAGGCGACGACATCGAGATCGTCGACGACGTCGAAGAAGCCGTCCGCTCCGGCCAGGAGGAGTTCACCATCCGCGTGAACGACGACTGGGAAACCACCGGCCTGCTCGACGCCTCCGAACGCGAGCGCGAGATCCTCGCCGACGGTGGCAAGCTGCCTCACACCAAAGCGCAGCAGAGCGGCTCCGGCGCTGCGGCCCCGGCTGACGACTAACGACTTTTTTACTTCGGGGGTTCGCGCTCCCTGCGGTCGCGCTCAACCCCTCGCAAAAACCTCGACTAAAAACTCCCGCTCACTCGCCTGCGGCTCGTTCGCGGTGAACCGCGCTCGTTTCACTCGCGCGGATGCTGATGCTCTCCGCCCAGCACGGCAACCGCACCGCAGAAGCCCTCAGTCGCTTCGCTCCCTCGCCCTTCATCCACCAGGGCCGCGACCGCAGACCGCCGCCGCAACCGCCGGCCGTACCCGCTGCCGGGCAGGCTTTTCACGCCGGATCGCCTGCGACAGGCATGGACTGTCCCGACTGCGGGGCCGGCACGGTCGCGTTTGCGGTTCCCGACGGACTCGACACGCTCGATGAACCCGCGGCCGCGCTCTGTACGCACTGCCTCGCGCTCCATTCTGTCGAGAAGAGCGACGCGAACTCTGATTTCACGGCCGTGAGTGACGACTTTCCGACCGGCTCGGCGGCAGTACCGATGGCGCTCGCGATCGGACTGCTCGATTCGCTCGTGCTCCATCGAGAGACCGTCGAGGCGCTACTCGAACGGGTCGAGCGGGCTGGCACGGACCCGCTGCTCGTCATCGATAGACTGGCAAATGATCCGACGCTCGATCCGAAAACCGACCTCGCGACGCGTCGCCGACAGGTGGCGCAGTTGCGTGATTAAGGCTGTCTGACCGCCGAGGCGATGCGCTGGACCAGCGACGGCGAGGTGCGTTGGCCCTCGGTGAT belongs to Halococcus qingdaonensis and includes:
- a CDS encoding alpha/beta hydrolase; protein product: MDVVLPGGRDVRGTLDEPDDPSDPETIVVACPPHPQQGGTRSDQRLTAVSDALGERGIACLRFDYGAWDEGRAEQDDVRNAIRWACERFARVGLFGFSFGATMALCAAADSELWAVCALAPDSGEAMAADADAVAALDEIGSPTRILAAERDSTADWEPVVERARENRIEVDELAADHFFVGQSGKVAERVATFFDESR
- a CDS encoding deoxyuridine 5'-triphosphate nucleotidohydrolase, coding for MYESGTFVAAQLTSVTDEQIQPNGVDLTLDAVFEQQNAGRIGVNGKTVGDRQELDTDDSDCYTLTPGGYVARYAETIRVPDDHIGFIYPRSSLMRNSCMLHTAVWDAGYEGRGEGLLEVHHEIEIERGARIAQFVLADADHDGTYDGDYQGENVA
- a CDS encoding DUF6276 family protein, with product MDCPDCGAGTVAFAVPDGLDTLDEPAAALCTHCLALHSVEKSDANSDFTAVSDDFPTGSAAVPMALAIGLLDSLVLHRETVEALLERVERAGTDPLLVIDRLANDPTLDPKTDLATRRRQVAQLRD
- a CDS encoding CTP synthase, with the protein product MPTDSGPASGPKFVFVTGGVMSGLGKGITAASTGRLLENAGFDVTAVKIDPYLNVDAGTMNPYQHGEVYVLKDGGEVDLDLGNYERFLDADMTFDQNITTGKLYKNVIEKERAGDYLGKTVQIIPHITDDIKRRIRDAAAGHDVCLIEVGGTVGDIEGGPYYEAIRQFAHEERDEDVLLTHVTLVPYSKNGEQKTKPTQHSVKELRSIGLQPDVLVGRCEDELDADTKEKIALFCDVPTDAVFSNPDVEDIYHVPLVVEEEGLDEYVMEELELADDARPKAERASQWRDIVTREQSGTVTVALVGKYALEDAYLSIHEALKHAGLEHSTDVEVLWVDAEEMANTHEQRLREADGIVVPGGFGTRGTTEKIAAARYARENDVPFLGLCLGFQMAVIEYARNVCGLDDAHSTEMEAETPHPVIGLLPEQYDVEDLGGTMRLGAHETDIESGTLAAELYGEHCTERHRHRYEVNPEYIEQLESAGLRFSGQANNRMEILELPDHPFFFGTQFHPEFRSRPQRASPPFVGFLDAAIDERERPVSEVEA
- a CDS encoding PspA/IM30 family protein yields the protein MGILSRASYVIRSRLNAILGSAEDPSEQLDYSYEQLRDQLQDVKSGIADLTTQKKRLEIQKRRLEENVEKHNEQAREAVRQDRDDLARQALEKKKQKMSQMEDLEGQIADLQDTQDQLVEKKNTLQSRIEEFRTQKETMKARYEAAEASTRVSEAMTGAGDEMEDVSRSIERANERTEDMEARAEAMDELEQSGAFEDALSDKDSIDRELDSLSTDSEVDAELETLQAEVGDGSSTDESTSDTSEPADESVDAETSEASAADGGADAGDNGTDPAVEAELEELQNESDS
- a CDS encoding aconitate hydratase, with protein sequence MGTTLTEKILDDHLVEGELETGEEIGIDIDQVLTQDTTGTLVWLQFEALGLDEVQTELAAQYCDHQTYQFDFKNSDDHRFLRSAAGTFGAHFSRPGNGICHQVHKERFAAPGKTMLGSDSHTPTPGGMGELAIGSGGLDVAVAMGGGPYYIEMPEVVNVHLEGELPEWATAKDVILHLLGELSVKGGVGKVLEYTGPGVENLSVPERTTITNMGTELGATTSIFPTDDRTEEFLSRLGREDEHVEIGPDDDAEYDDRIEVDLSEIEPLIATPSMPDNVVPVGEVAGEDVDQVIIGSCTNGAYEDILPGAKMLEGREIDKRTEMIVAPGSKQASELLAREGWSAEMMAAGVNFSEATCGACIGIGHVPASDSVSLRTFNRNFEGRSGIEDDSVYLCSPEVATASALAGEIVDPRDLAEELGDLEDPGFEMADTYDGSDADLIAPDESVDDGLVKGPNISDVPLKDPLDAHLEGSALLKMGDNITTDHIIPATQDILMYRSNIPKLSEFTLSRVDDEFAQRALDADGGFLVAGENYGQGSSREHAALCPMYLGVEGVLAQSFARIHKANLFNFGLLPLEIDADAQENIAEGDDIEIVDDVEEAVRSGQEEFTIRVNDDWETTGLLDASEREREILADGGKLPHTKAQQSGSGAAAPADD
- a CDS encoding DUF7126 family protein — translated: MGESNAVFVGPDPEGLGDALEAEGFDVTHVDGIADGAALEDAGIDAAELYVLTDVGQATSIPVAVDRAGELHVVVYARESLPEFAKGQADLLLDPALFEPETVAEELTGTTR
- a CDS encoding NUDIX domain-containing protein; its protein translation is MTIRTAQFCPDCGTSLDTQQFEGRQRRYCADCEHLIFQQPLPAAGVAVVDEGSVLLIRRMGPPHAGSWAVPGGVMEYDESAEETAVRELEEETNIVASSSDLVLFDTWQQECPDENVYSVTVGYAVSLPETTGKPKAGTDAEAVQFWQLEGDMNGTLRPGEERRMKRAIEAV
- the guaA gene encoding glutamine-hydrolyzing GMP synthase is translated as MVEVEQFIDDAVAEIDEQVGDADAVIALSGGVDSSVAAALAYEALGDQLTPVYVDTGLMRKGETEQVEETFSYMEGLRIVDAHERFLDELSGVTDPEEKRAIVGERFIREFEREAHEADAEYLVQGTIYPDRIESEGGIKSHHNVGGLPEVVDFSGIVEPVRELYKDEVREVARALDLDALVAERMPFPGPGLAVRVLGEVTEEKLQVAREATHIVEEELEEYDPWQALAAVIGKATGVKGDNRVHGWVVSVRAVESRDGMTARAQELDWATLQRLQSRITGSLDNVSRVVYDVTHKPPATIEYE